The Flavivirga eckloniae genomic interval ACCATTTGATGGAACCAGAGACGGTTTTGTTTTAGGGGAAGGAGCAGGTGCTTTAATTTTAGAGGAGTATGAGCATGCAAAAGCAAGAGGCGCAAAAATATATGCTGAAGTTGCTGGAGGAGGATTATCTTCTGATGCATATCATATGACGGCTCCACATCCAGAAGGTGTTGGTGTTGTTGAAGTGATGCGAAATTGTTTAAACAATGCCGGACTTAAACCAGAGGATATAGACCATATAAATACGCACGGTACTTCTACGCCTTTAGGGGATGTGGCAGAACTTAAAGCTATTTCTAAAGTTTTTGGAGACCATGCTAAGAGCATAAATATAAATTCAACGAAATCAATGACAGGGCACTTATTGGGTGCTGCAGGTGCTATTGAAGCTATTTCGGTTATATTAGCCATGGAACGTGGTATTGTTCCTCCAACTATTAACCATACTACAGTAGATGAAAACATTGATCCAGAATTAAATTTAACTTTAAATAAAGCTCAAAAACGCGACGTTAAAGTGGCAATGAGTAATACATTTGGATTTGGTGGACATAATGCTTGTATGGTATTTAAGAAAATAGATTAATGAATCCCGAATGAAATAAACCATAGTGATATTGAAGTATAGTAAAATAAAACATGGTTTGTTACATCTGACATTAAAATAACGTATATATCAGATGAAAAACATTCGCAACATATTAAATTCCCGTTTTAAACGCAACGGGAATTTTTTTATGGAATTAAGTAAGACACTTGGGTTTAAGCCCAAGCGTATTAAATTCTACAAAACGGCATTTACACACCGGTCCATGAATTTAAAAGATAGCAAAGGAAATGCTATTAATTATGAACGGCTTGAGTTTCTAGGTGATGCCATGTTAAGTGCTGTAATAGCGTCACATTTGTACTTAGAAGTGCCAAGTGGTGACGAGGGGTACTTAACAAAAATGCGCTCTAAAATTGTAAGTAGGGAGCATTTAAACGAACTGGGTAAAGACTTAAATTTAATAGACCTAGTTGAAAGCAAAATTCCTCCAGGTCAGTTTGGAGA includes:
- the rnc gene encoding ribonuclease III, with amino-acid sequence MKNIRNILNSRFKRNGNFFMELSKTLGFKPKRIKFYKTAFTHRSMNLKDSKGNAINYERLEFLGDAMLSAVIASHLYLEVPSGDEGYLTKMRSKIVSREHLNELGKDLNLIDLVESKIPPGQFGDNIHGNIFEALIGAIFLDKGYKFCEKFIYKRVIIPYVDIETLEGKVISYKSLLIEWCQKEKKTFGYNVYEDTGNDDVRHFSVKLSIDEKIVAKARATSKKKAEEKASKRAFFAFQSKMSKMI